The proteins below are encoded in one region of Paenisporosarcina cavernae:
- a CDS encoding RHS repeat-associated core domain-containing protein, giving the protein MNKSSVSIASQPNEKEKATPSPKNEGNGNGKGISGQNGNNNGNNKSGDKENFGQNGKGKKKESPIACGPDGTIEFDENVERVDDLPDYLLEPVTNVYYTYDKMGNRLTMTNDDFTVTYSYNASNQLIEEGDTSFSYDANGNIQSSENAEGKTSYTFNNANQLTLAEFQDESYVSYSYDGLGRRVYREEMSWKEYEGIKKGNDKNKGNNGRGDEKKNENGHSNNGKGNGKANCHNAAGNAGKGSGPFNNPGKGKKIGLYKQYGENGEAQVYHKETTYLYEGDSTTLHKEYSETGSPYAEYTNGPNGQLTSRKMFGMHGLSNPAHDPNLKTTGGLLYYQYDGQRNVSEVTDRHGDIIEQYRYDAFGGIFTGTTTPYNHHGYTGMRYDGKTGLVDLNARWYNPTAGKFLSEDTYPGELALPQTQNRYSYALNNPVNMWDPSGHVAVGVDEGTGAIPSWVRAQRDYDSIEKQNGLFTNYHYWDFVGMNKTTSDTRLVKEVMEARQYTQTYQRDVSNTWTYDYTKMTTITIDDLERKYGDDYHSTETFRENYTEEWIDFISAEEIAGQNAEEIAKYGAPANAKMLGIKISRPTAFDSYVDRERNKHLIQVQPSTPKVVVGTNAKQNASTSIRRAGSVALDVIPGVSTFKGIQQAVTGVDLVTGKQLDTVSRFAEVGGIVASLIPIPGAKVAGKYATKFAIQGIGKAFKGIATHSGSFWKRATTQISNQNGHLDLGKFTKGTGNSKFTQTTASPNFSQEGKFAGKTIGEVSGMIRNGQINVKDVPVVYIERNGVKLIENTRSSLALKRAGIAESDWNLVNRTGESVIEAKITERLLRNGLDNYGTDVLRITGVGKNASSLK; this is encoded by the coding sequence GTGAACAAGAGTTCTGTTTCAATCGCGAGCCAGCCGAATGAAAAAGAAAAAGCTACTCCATCTCCTAAGAATGAGGGGAATGGAAACGGCAAAGGAATCAGTGGTCAAAATGGAAACAATAATGGAAATAACAAAAGTGGAGATAAAGAAAATTTCGGTCAAAATGGAAAAGGAAAGAAAAAGGAATCACCGATTGCGTGTGGTCCAGACGGCACAATCGAATTCGATGAGAATGTGGAACGTGTCGATGATTTGCCAGATTATTTACTAGAACCAGTAACGAACGTTTACTATACGTACGATAAAATGGGTAACCGTCTCACAATGACAAATGACGATTTTACGGTTACCTATTCATACAATGCGTCAAACCAATTAATAGAAGAAGGTGACACAAGCTTTTCGTATGATGCGAATGGAAACATTCAATCCTCGGAAAATGCGGAAGGAAAAACAAGCTATACCTTTAACAATGCCAATCAATTAACACTCGCAGAATTCCAGGATGAAAGTTATGTCAGTTACTCCTATGATGGACTTGGTCGAAGAGTATACCGAGAGGAAATGTCGTGGAAAGAATACGAAGGCATCAAAAAAGGAAATGATAAAAACAAAGGAAATAATGGGAGAGGCGACGAGAAAAAGAACGAAAATGGTCATTCAAACAATGGAAAAGGAAATGGAAAGGCAAATTGCCACAATGCCGCTGGCAATGCTGGGAAAGGATCAGGACCCTTTAATAATCCAGGAAAAGGGAAGAAAATTGGGCTGTACAAGCAATATGGTGAGAATGGAGAAGCGCAGGTCTATCACAAAGAGACCACGTACCTCTATGAAGGCGACTCCACAACGCTTCATAAGGAGTATAGCGAAACTGGCTCTCCATATGCAGAGTACACCAATGGTCCAAACGGTCAGCTAACGTCACGAAAAATGTTCGGTATGCACGGATTATCCAATCCAGCACATGACCCGAATCTGAAAACGACTGGTGGATTGCTGTATTACCAGTATGATGGGCAACGAAATGTATCAGAAGTAACCGATCGCCATGGCGACATCATTGAACAGTATCGTTACGATGCCTTTGGCGGCATTTTCACTGGCACGACCACGCCGTATAACCATCACGGATACACCGGAATGCGATATGATGGGAAGACAGGACTCGTCGACTTAAATGCCCGTTGGTATAACCCGACTGCAGGGAAATTTTTGAGTGAGGATACGTATCCAGGAGAACTAGCGCTTCCGCAAACACAAAATCGCTATTCGTATGCGCTGAATAACCCAGTGAATATGTGGGATCCAAGTGGTCATGTGGCAGTAGGTGTCGATGAAGGAACGGGTGCCATTCCGTCGTGGGTTCGTGCACAACGTGATTATGACTCGATCGAGAAGCAAAATGGACTGTTTACCAATTATCATTATTGGGATTTTGTCGGCATGAACAAAACGACTTCTGATACACGGTTGGTCAAAGAAGTCATGGAAGCGAGACAGTATACGCAAACGTATCAGCGAGATGTGTCGAACACATGGACATACGACTATACAAAAATGACGACGATTACCATCGATGATTTAGAACGGAAGTATGGCGATGACTACCATAGTACGGAAACCTTCCGTGAAAACTACACAGAAGAATGGATTGACTTTATCAGTGCCGAAGAAATCGCAGGGCAAAACGCCGAAGAAATTGCGAAGTACGGCGCACCGGCCAATGCGAAAATGTTGGGCATTAAGATCAGTCGACCAACCGCATTCGATAGCTATGTAGATCGGGAACGGAACAAGCATTTAATACAGGTTCAACCATCCACACCAAAGGTTGTCGTAGGAACTAACGCGAAACAGAATGCTTCGACATCCATTCGACGTGCTGGTTCCGTGGCACTCGATGTCATCCCAGGAGTTTCTACCTTTAAAGGGATACAACAAGCCGTCACTGGAGTCGATCTCGTCACAGGAAAGCAATTAGATACGGTGAGTCGATTTGCGGAAGTCGGTGGAATTGTCGCTTCCTTGATTCCGATACCTGGAGCGAAGGTTGCAGGGAAATACGCGACAAAATTTGCGATTCAAGGAATAGGGAAAGCATTTAAAGGAATCGCTACTCATTCGGGTAGTTTTTGGAAACGAGCAACCACCCAAATCAGTAATCAGAATGGGCATCTCGATCTCGGGAAGTTTACTAAGGGTACGGGTAATTCGAAGTTTACACAGACAACTGCATCACCAAATTTCAGCCAAGAAGGAAAATTTGCTGGCAAAACAATTGGAGAAGTTTCAGGTATGATTCGAAATGGTCAAATAAATGTTAAGGATGTTCCTGTGGTTTACATCGAAAGGAATGGTGTAAAATTAATCGAAAATACTAGATCTTCATTAGCACTAAAACGTGCAGGTATTGCAGAATCAGATTGGAATTTAGTCAATAGAACTGGAGAATCAGTAATTGAAGCCAAAATAACCGAGAGATTGTTGCGAAATGGATTGGACAATTATGGAACGGATGTTCTTAGAATTACTGGTGTAGGAAAAAATGCTAGTAGTTTAAAATGA
- a CDS encoding RNA 2'-phosphotransferase: protein MDYFKLSKEISYALRHAPWEYELELDDEGWIDIEQLLITFRVNKLWKHLDVNDLFKMIVVSDKKRHEISKGKIRALYGHSRPQKIKKRTGIPPSIVYHGTARHLVEQILNQGLQPVSRQFVHLSADKDTAFLVGKRKDFSPVILRIDSEKALNEGIKFYKGNNTIWLADYIPFEYISKE, encoded by the coding sequence ATGGATTACTTTAAACTAAGTAAAGAAATTTCGTATGCGCTACGTCATGCTCCTTGGGAGTATGAATTAGAGTTAGATGATGAAGGTTGGATAGATATTGAACAACTATTAATAACCTTTAGAGTTAACAAACTCTGGAAACATCTAGATGTTAATGATTTGTTTAAAATGATTGTGGTATCAGATAAAAAACGACATGAGATCTCAAAGGGGAAAATTAGAGCCTTGTATGGACATTCTAGACCTCAGAAAATAAAAAAGAGAACAGGGATTCCCCCTTCAATCGTTTACCATGGCACAGCAAGACATTTGGTGGAGCAAATATTAAACCAAGGTCTTCAACCTGTGAGTAGACAATTTGTTCATCTATCAGCTGACAAAGATACGGCATTTTTAGTAGGAAAAAGAAAAGACTTTTCCCCCGTTATACTAAGAATTGATTCCGAGAAGGCTCTGAATGAAGGAATAAAGTTTTACAAAGGTAATAATACTATATGGTTGGCGGACTATATTCCATTCGAGTACATCTCTAAAGAGTAA